One window from the genome of Magnolia sinica isolate HGM2019 chromosome 4, MsV1, whole genome shotgun sequence encodes:
- the LOC131243943 gene encoding tRNA(His) guanylyltransferase 1-like isoform X1 — MANSKFEYVKSFEVEDRLMPSTWIVIRIDGCHFHRFSEVHEFDKPNDEQALNLMNSCAVSVVEEFPDIVFSYGVSDEYSFVMKKTTKFYQRRASKILSLTVSLFSSAYVMKWKEFFPQKELKYPPYFDGRVVCYPSTEILRDYLAWRQVDCHINNQYNTCFWMLVKSGKSKNEAQDILKGTLTQEKNELLFQQFNINYNMLPAIFRKGSCVFRAKVEEITKLTDDGDPVKRYRKKVIVDHCDIIGPSFWNEHPDILGK, encoded by the exons ATGGCAAACAGCAAATTCGAGTATGTGAAGTCCTTTGAAGTCGAAGACAGGCTCATGCCTTCCACTTGGATCGTCATTAGAATTGATGGCTGCCATTTCCATAG GTTTTCTGAAGTCCACGAGTTTGACAAGCCCAATGACGAGCAAGCATTGAATCTAATGAATTCATGTGCAGTTTCTGTGGTAGAGGAGTTCCCAGACATAGTTTTCTCATATGGCGTCAGCGATGAGTACAG tttTGTCATGAAGAAGACAACTAAATTCTACCAAAGGCGTGCCAG CAAAATACTGTCCCTCACGGTGTCATTGTTCTCTTCAGCATATGTCATGAAGTGGAAAGAGTTCTTCCCGCAAAAAGAATTGAAGTATCCACCTTATTTTGATGGTCGAGTAGTATGCTATCCATCCACTGAAATTCTCCGAGATTATCTAGCATGGAGGCAAGTAGATT GTCACATCAACAATCAGTACAACACTTGTTTCTGGATGCTGGTGAAATCTGGTAAAAGCAAAAATGAAGCACAAGATATTTTAAAG GGTACTCTAACGCAAGAGAAAAATGAACTGCTGTTCCAACAGTTCAATATCAATTACAATATGCTACCAGCCATTTTCCGGAAAGGGTCTTGTGTTTTCAGGGCTAAG GTAGAAGAAATCACAAAGTTGACTGACGATGGTGATCCTGTCAAAAGATATCGGAAGAAGGTGATCGTGGACCATTGTGATATAATCGGGCCAAGCTTTTGGAATGAGCACCCAGACATCCTTGGCAAATAG
- the LOC131243943 gene encoding tRNA(His) guanylyltransferase 1-like isoform X2 codes for MANSKFEYVKSFEVEDRLMPSTWIVIRIDGCHFHRFSEVHEFDKPNDEQALNLMNSCAVSVVEEFPDIVFSYGVSDEYSFVMKKTTKFYQRRASKILSLTVSLFSSAYVMKWKEFFPQKELKYPPYFDGRVVCYPSTEILRDYLAWRQVDCHINNQYNTCFWMLVKSGKSKNEAQDILKVEEITKLTDDGDPVKRYRKKVIVDHCDIIGPSFWNEHPDILGK; via the exons ATGGCAAACAGCAAATTCGAGTATGTGAAGTCCTTTGAAGTCGAAGACAGGCTCATGCCTTCCACTTGGATCGTCATTAGAATTGATGGCTGCCATTTCCATAG GTTTTCTGAAGTCCACGAGTTTGACAAGCCCAATGACGAGCAAGCATTGAATCTAATGAATTCATGTGCAGTTTCTGTGGTAGAGGAGTTCCCAGACATAGTTTTCTCATATGGCGTCAGCGATGAGTACAG tttTGTCATGAAGAAGACAACTAAATTCTACCAAAGGCGTGCCAG CAAAATACTGTCCCTCACGGTGTCATTGTTCTCTTCAGCATATGTCATGAAGTGGAAAGAGTTCTTCCCGCAAAAAGAATTGAAGTATCCACCTTATTTTGATGGTCGAGTAGTATGCTATCCATCCACTGAAATTCTCCGAGATTATCTAGCATGGAGGCAAGTAGATT GTCACATCAACAATCAGTACAACACTTGTTTCTGGATGCTGGTGAAATCTGGTAAAAGCAAAAATGAAGCACAAGATATTTTAAAG GTAGAAGAAATCACAAAGTTGACTGACGATGGTGATCCTGTCAAAAGATATCGGAAGAAGGTGATCGTGGACCATTGTGATATAATCGGGCCAAGCTTTTGGAATGAGCACCCAGACATCCTTGGCAAATAG
- the LOC131243943 gene encoding tRNA(His) guanylyltransferase 2-like isoform X3 produces MLHSSHFLHPKLVTFMVYVSVVEEFPDIVFSYGVSDEYSFVMKKTTKFYQRRASKILSLTVSLFSSAYVMKWKEFFPQKELKYPPYFDGRVVCYPSTEILRDYLAWRQVDCHINNQYNTCFWMLVKSGKSKNEAQDILKGTLTQEKNELLFQQFNINYNMLPAIFRKGSCVFRAKVEEITKLTDDGDPVKRYRKKVIVDHCDIIGPSFWNEHPDILGK; encoded by the exons ATGCTGCATTCCTCCCATTTTCTGCACCCAAAGCTGGTTACTTTTATGGTTTATG TTTCTGTGGTAGAGGAGTTCCCAGACATAGTTTTCTCATATGGCGTCAGCGATGAGTACAG tttTGTCATGAAGAAGACAACTAAATTCTACCAAAGGCGTGCCAG CAAAATACTGTCCCTCACGGTGTCATTGTTCTCTTCAGCATATGTCATGAAGTGGAAAGAGTTCTTCCCGCAAAAAGAATTGAAGTATCCACCTTATTTTGATGGTCGAGTAGTATGCTATCCATCCACTGAAATTCTCCGAGATTATCTAGCATGGAGGCAAGTAGATT GTCACATCAACAATCAGTACAACACTTGTTTCTGGATGCTGGTGAAATCTGGTAAAAGCAAAAATGAAGCACAAGATATTTTAAAG GGTACTCTAACGCAAGAGAAAAATGAACTGCTGTTCCAACAGTTCAATATCAATTACAATATGCTACCAGCCATTTTCCGGAAAGGGTCTTGTGTTTTCAGGGCTAAG GTAGAAGAAATCACAAAGTTGACTGACGATGGTGATCCTGTCAAAAGATATCGGAAGAAGGTGATCGTGGACCATTGTGATATAATCGGGCCAAGCTTTTGGAATGAGCACCCAGACATCCTTGGCAAATAG